The Cellulomonas shaoxiangyii sequence TGGCGGACCGGCACGCCGGTGCCGACGCCGCCGGCCGCGCGGTCGTCGCGCACCCCGCGCTCGACGCGCTGCTGTGCGTGAACGACGAGGTCGCCCTGGGGGCGCTCGCCGCACTCAGCGCGCTCGGCGTCGACGTCCCGGGCCAGGTCGCGGTGATCGGGCACGACGACCTCGACGACGGGCGCTTCTCGACGCCGTCCCTGACGACCATCGACCCGGGGCCGGCCCGGCTCGCGCGCGTGGCGCTCGAGCTGCTCGGCGAGCGGCTCGCCGGACGGGGGCCGGAGCAGGCCCGCGCGGTCACGCTGCCCGTGCACCTCGTGCGGCGCGAGTCGACGCTCGGCGAGGTCGTGCCGTGAGGCGCCCGACCCTGGCCGACGTCGCGGCGGTGGCCGGGGTCTCGGCCAAGACGGTCTCGAACGTGCTCCTCGGCCGCGACGGCGTGTCCGAGGCGACCCGCCAGGCGGTGCTGGCCGCCGTCGCGGAGGGCGGCTACGAGGTCAACCTGGCCGGCCGCGGCCTGGCGTCCGGTCGCACGGGACGCGTGGCGGTCGTCGTGCCGAACGTCTACCAGCCGTACTTCGCCGAGATCGCCGAGCGGCTCATCCTCGCGCTCGAGCAGCACGGGTTCACCACGATGCTGCGCATCGGGCACGACGAGGCGGCGGAGCGCGAGGCCGTGCTCGGCAGCCGGACCCGCGACGTCGACGGCGTGATCTTCTGCCCGCACTTCGTCATCCAGCCCGGCGACACCGCGACGCCCCAGCGTCCGGTCGTCCAGCTCGGCGGCGGAGCCACGTCCCGCTGGGACTGCGTCGTCATGGGGGAGCGCGAGGGCGCGGAGGCGATCACCCGGCACCTCCTGGAGACCGGGCGCCGACGCATCGCGCTGGTCTGGAACGCCGGGCACGGCGGCGCGCCGAGGGACGACCGGTTCGCCGGCCACCTCGCCGCGCTGGCGGCGTACGGCGTGCCGCACGACCCGTCGCTCCTCGTCTCCGGGTCGGACTGGGACCGGCGTGCGTCGGGGTACGAGGCGATGGTGGCGCTGCTGCGGTCGGGGGCGTCGTTCGACGCCGCGATGTGCGTGAACGACGCCATCGCGGCCGGTGCGCTGCGCGCGCTGCGGCGCACCGGCGTCCGGGTGCCGCAGGACGTCGCGGTGACCGGCTTCGACAACACCGACGAGGGCGAGTTCACCGTGCCGGCGCTGTCGTCGGTCAGCCCGCAGCAGGAGCAGATGGTGGCGAGCGCCGTCGGCATGCTGCTCGAGCGCATGGCGGGCCACACCGGCCCTGCCCGCGAGGTCCGCACCGGCGCGGACCTCGTCGTGCGCGCCTCCTCGGCGCCGCGCCGACCGTAGCGGCCCGCGCGCACGCCGCTACGCCGCGGCGGGCGGTGCCCCGACGGTGCGGTGCCACCGCATCCGGTTCCGGGTCCGGGGTCCGGTTCGCCCACCCCGCACCGTCGGCGGAGCGCCGGTCGCGACGCGCGCTTGTCTCGTAGTTGACAACGCTGAACCACGCACGCCACGATCGCCCTGCACGTCCGCGGGCCACGGCTCGCACCGCAGCACCTGCAGCCCCGCTCCCACCGGCACCACGCCGCCCGAGCCGCACCGGCACCGTCGCCGGCTGTGGCGGGCGTGGCCGCCGCCGACGGGTCGCCGCAGCCGCATCGCCCGGCTCGTCTCAAGGAGGAGACCCATGGCCCGCAGCACCCGTCCCCGCTGGTCCCGGTCGCCGGGCCAGGCGCCCGGCCGCCGAGCGTTCACGTCGACCACGGCGGTCGTCGCCGCCTCCACCCTGCTCCTCGCGGGGTGCACGGGCGGCGGGGACGACTCCGCCGACGGGTCGGGAGACAGCTCCGGTGGCGGAGAGCTCACCATCCTCGTCGTCAAGCACCCGCTGACCCGCGCCATGGAGGACATGGCCTGGGTCGCCGAGCTCGAGAAGGCCGCCGACGTCTCGATCACCTGGGAGGAGGTCAGCGCCGACTGGGACCAGAAGAAGTCGACGATGCTCGCCGCGGGCGACACCCCCGACCTCATCATCGGCGGCAACGCCATCACGGACTCCGACCTCGCGACCTTCCGCTCGCTGTTCGAGGACCTCAGCGACGACATGGACGCCCTGCCGAACGTGCAGGCCATGTTCGAGGAGGTCGACGGCGTCAAGGAGATGGCCACGCAGGCCGACGGCTCGGTCTACGCCCTGCCGAGCTGGAAGGAGTTCTGGCCGCAGGCGATCACCCGGCAGTACATCAACCAGCAGTGGCTGGACAACCTCGGCCTCGCCACGCCCACCACCTGGGACGAGCTCTACGACGTGCTGCTCGCGTTCAAGGAGCAGGACGCCAACGGCAACGGCGACCCGGCGGACGAGATCCCGATGGACTGGTCGCCGGTGACGACGACCGGCTACGGGTACTTCCAGCCCACCGCGCTGCTCGGGAGCCTGGGCCTGCCCATCACGGGTGGTGGCGGCACGGGGTACTTCGTCGAGGACGGGCAGGTGGGCAACTTCCTCGCCGACGAGCGCTGGAAGGAGGTGCTGACGTTCCTCAACCGCGCCTACGCGGCCGGGCTCGTGAACACGAACGTCATCACGCAGGACTACTCGGCCTACCAGTCGATCGGGCGCGGCTCGGGCGACACGGCCGCGGTCGGCTTCAGCTGGGGCTGGACGGCCTCCGACCGCTTCGGTGCCCAGCTCGCGCCCCAGTACGCGTCCATGGCGCCGCTGCCGGCCGAGGCCGGCCAGTCCGAGCCCGTGACCTGGAGCTACGACTTCGAGAACCTGACCCCGAACCACGTCGTCGTGTCGGCGCAGACCGACGCGAAGGACGCGGCGCTGCGGGTCGTGAACGAGTTCTACGGCCAGGACATGTCGATGCAGGTGCTGTTCGGCGACTTCGGCACGAACGTCGAGAAGGCCGGCGACGACGCGTACGAGGTGCTGCCGCCCGCGGACGGCACGAGCGACCCGTCGACCTGGAAGTGGACGTCGACGCTGGCCGACGGCGGCCCCCTCTGGATCCGCTCGGGCATGGACGTGACGCTGCCCACCGACCTCGCCGAGGCCGTCGAGCAGAGCGCGCCCCTCGCGGACGCCGTCGCGAACGTCGACGCCGACGAGGACGTCCTGCCGCCCTACCTCAAGATGTCGACCGAGGACCTGAGCACGATCGCGCTCAACAACTCCACGATCCTCAACATCAGCCAGACGAAGTTCGCCGAGTTCGTCACCTCCGGCGGGATCGAGGCCGGCTGGGACGACTACGTGGCCCAGCTCGAGGCGTCCGGGCTGGAGCAGAACGTCGAGCTGTACCAGAAGTACTACGACGAGGCCGGCCAGGGCTGACCCACGACCCCGGCGTGGTGGCGGGCGACCCGCCCGCCACCACGCCGCGCCCGGCAGGTCCGCAGATCCGCGACGGAGCGGATCGCAACAGGAGGTGGTGGTGTCGTGGCGGTGACCCTCGACGAGACAGCGGCGAGCGTGCCGGGGTCGACGCCGGTCCGTGCGCTGGTGCGCGGCCGTCGGCGCAGGACGCTCACGGGGCACCTGCGCAGCACGTGGCAGCTGTGGCTCATGCTGACGCCGGCCGTCGTCGTGACGGCCGTGTTCGCGTACTTCCCGATGTACGGGATCCAGCTCGCGTTCCGGGAGTTCGACTTCGCCGCCGGCCTCACGGGCGGCAAGTGGGTCGGCTTCAAGTACTTCACGCAGTTCTTCGAGAGCCCGCTCTTCTGGGACCTGATCCGCAACACGGTGATGATCAGCTTCACCACGCTGCTCGTCGGGTTCGTCGCGCCGATCGTGCTCGCGCTCACGGTGAACCAGATCGTGGGCCCGCGGCGCAAGCGGTTCACGCAGACCGCGACCTACCTGCCGCACTTCATCTCGATCGTCGTGGTGGTCGGCATGCTGCAGGTCTTCCTGTCGCCCACGTCCGGCGTCATCCCGAACTTCCTGGGCCTCTTCGGCGTCGCCGAGCAGAACTACCTCGGGGACCCGGGATCGTTCGTGCCCGTGTACGTGATCTCTGAGGTCTGGCAGCACTGCGGGTGGAACAGCATCATCTACCTCGCGGCGCTGTCGAGCATCGACACCCACCTGTACGAGGCCGCGCGCGTGGACGGCGCGAGCCGCCCGCAGATCATCCGGCACATCGACCTGCCGGCCCTCGTCCCGACGATGGTCGTGCTGTTCATCCTGAACATGGGCGGTGTCCTGAACGCGGGCTTCGAGAAGATCTTCCTGATGCAGAACCCGCTCAACCTGCCGGTCTCCGAGGTCATCTCCACCTACGTGTACAAGATCGGCATCCTGCAGAGCCAGTTCAGCTATTCCACTGCCATCGGCCTGTTCAACACGGTCATCAACTTCG is a genomic window containing:
- a CDS encoding LacI family DNA-binding transcriptional regulator; this translates as MRRPTLADVAAVAGVSAKTVSNVLLGRDGVSEATRQAVLAAVAEGGYEVNLAGRGLASGRTGRVAVVVPNVYQPYFAEIAERLILALEQHGFTTMLRIGHDEAAEREAVLGSRTRDVDGVIFCPHFVIQPGDTATPQRPVVQLGGGATSRWDCVVMGEREGAEAITRHLLETGRRRIALVWNAGHGGAPRDDRFAGHLAALAAYGVPHDPSLLVSGSDWDRRASGYEAMVALLRSGASFDAAMCVNDAIAAGALRALRRTGVRVPQDVAVTGFDNTDEGEFTVPALSSVSPQQEQMVASAVGMLLERMAGHTGPAREVRTGADLVVRASSAPRRP
- a CDS encoding extracellular solute-binding protein; this translates as MARSTRPRWSRSPGQAPGRRAFTSTTAVVAASTLLLAGCTGGGDDSADGSGDSSGGGELTILVVKHPLTRAMEDMAWVAELEKAADVSITWEEVSADWDQKKSTMLAAGDTPDLIIGGNAITDSDLATFRSLFEDLSDDMDALPNVQAMFEEVDGVKEMATQADGSVYALPSWKEFWPQAITRQYINQQWLDNLGLATPTTWDELYDVLLAFKEQDANGNGDPADEIPMDWSPVTTTGYGYFQPTALLGSLGLPITGGGGTGYFVEDGQVGNFLADERWKEVLTFLNRAYAAGLVNTNVITQDYSAYQSIGRGSGDTAAVGFSWGWTASDRFGAQLAPQYASMAPLPAEAGQSEPVTWSYDFENLTPNHVVVSAQTDAKDAALRVVNEFYGQDMSMQVLFGDFGTNVEKAGDDAYEVLPPADGTSDPSTWKWTSTLADGGPLWIRSGMDVTLPTDLAEAVEQSAPLADAVANVDADEDVLPPYLKMSTEDLSTIALNNSTILNISQTKFAEFVTSGGIEAGWDDYVAQLEASGLEQNVELYQKYYDEAGQG
- a CDS encoding ABC transporter permease; this translates as MAVTLDETAASVPGSTPVRALVRGRRRRTLTGHLRSTWQLWLMLTPAVVVTAVFAYFPMYGIQLAFREFDFAAGLTGGKWVGFKYFTQFFESPLFWDLIRNTVMISFTTLLVGFVAPIVLALTVNQIVGPRRKRFTQTATYLPHFISIVVVVGMLQVFLSPTSGVIPNFLGLFGVAEQNYLGDPGSFVPVYVISEVWQHCGWNSIIYLAALSSIDTHLYEAARVDGASRPQIIRHIDLPALVPTMVVLFILNMGGVLNAGFEKIFLMQNPLNLPVSEVISTYVYKIGILQSQFSYSTAIGLFNTVINFAFLVLTNQLAKKFANTSLW